The genome window AAGAGCACGTAGTCCTTCCGTGTCTACCACAAGAATGTAGTCAAACGTGAATTTCTCCTTGACCTCCTCAGACACTTTAACCAGCTGCATGAAGGCTCCCTTGGTGCACCTGCCAGCACTCACTGCAAACTCTAACCCAAACATGGCATTCAGCATTGTTGATTTTCCACTGCTTTGTATTCCCAAAACTGAAAGAACAAAAACTCTCTTATCACCTAGTTTTTTGATGACCTCATCTAAAAGACTAGAGATCCATGTCAGCGGGACATTACCTGCATCACCATCCATAAGCTCCATTGGGTGTCCTGATATCATCAGCTCTGCAGCAAGCTCGGGGTATTTAAACCAGTCTGTATGTTTGCATTCTTGTTTCTTCTGAGATTTATGGGCTTCATAGATCTGCCCCATTTCTCTAAAGATGTGCTCCAAACCAAAAGTTGCTGACTGGAgttttgttgatatttgttCAAGCtcagtttgtttgcttttgaaaaggtcagatttgttgtgtttctttttcagagCCAAGACCTCAGACCATGTTTTATCATAGTTTTGCAGAATTACGGACAGATCATCAGTAACATGGTCATCAAGGAAGATCTGAGTCCATTTCAGGAAATACTGTCTCTCAGTTGATGACAGAGACAAAAGATTATCAGTAAACAGCTTTATCAGCTCACTACAGGAATGTTTGCACTGATCTTGTCGTATTTTTATCagttcattttcctttttagaTTTCTCAATCTCAATCTGTCCTGTCAGGTGGTAcagctctttttttattctgctcCACTCATGCCACAATTGGCCTTGACAAGGGAGGAATTTGCTTTTGATTTCTGTGACATCCTGTATCTTCTTAAGCAAATTCATCATTTCCAATGCAGCAGTTTTCCCTTTTCGGCAGACTGGGTCATCTTCATCCACTCTGATTCCAGGGACCTCTGCCATACTTTCAAGGTGGAAGGATGTTTGTGACTcacacaaaatgtgtccaaTGATTGTTTTCAGTTCTTCAGTAATATCTGAATGACTTCTGTCTTTTAGACTTATTTTGTATCTGCCCTGTTTCTTCTGATGTTTACCACCGTCAGTATCAGTAGTGAGAATAATGAGAGGCTTTGGAAGTTTCCAGAGAGCCTCGATTACTCCCCAACTTTTGTGACCCTTTTCCAGAGTTGGTACAagcacaacattaactgaagaTTTTTCAATAAGTATGTCACGCTGTTTCTCAAACAACAGAGCATCACCATGGAGATTACAGAAGGCAACACAGTCATTGAAGGCATCATTACATTTTCCAGCTGGGCAGTACCAGGCAATCTCTGCCATGCCATCCACCAAGTGGCGAGTTTTGTTGCTTCCTTGAAGGTGTTTGTGGAAGAAAGTGCTGTGACGGTCGTTGATCAACGTGTTTATCAGCTGAGATTTTGACACTGATAGTGAATCCAGTCGCAAAAATGACACCATGGGTGTCTTGGCTTTGCAGATGGGCATGCTCTTCATTATTTTGCTGTCAGTTTGGATATCAGTTGTCTTCCagctttttgttatttttctgaatGTCCAAAGAGGACACTCAATATCCATCGTGACTGGGTCAGGAACAAGCAAAGGTAAAGCATACTGACATTGTGAGAGCTTTGATACAATGTTCTGCTTGAGGAAGCTGTCTGAACAGTGAAATACTGCCATTTGAATGTCCATTGGATGCAAATGagtctcttttgtttgtttagtgtCTTCACTTGTGCTAAAAAAATCATCCATATCATCTATGTCCTCTACTTCAGCACTATCACACACTTGAATAGGTTTTGAATCGCTCACCTCGGGAATCTCTTGTTTAACAGGAATATATCTGGCTCTGTAGTCTAACATGAGAAGCTTGTGAAGAAATGTATTTGTTAATTCTTTCTCTGAAGTCACATGGTACTTTTTCATAGCTGGACCAATTTTGAGAAAATCTTCTGAAGTCAACTTCTGTTGATGTTTGTCTTGAAGATCAAGTCCGAGCAGTGTTTCAGTTACTCTTTGGTGTTGATTTTCCTTGTCGATCTCTTCAGAAATCTTCACAGAATTTGGCATTTTTCCAACCTAAAAATTCAATATTGTGGTCAAACTTTACAATTATATGTAAGTTTTTATTCTGTGTATAATGAATCATGAACTACCTGTTGATTAATTACTTGCTAATTAACTGTGGCTGAATAACTCAGCTTTAGTTAGAGGAGATAATGATAAGTaattagtgtgtgtttgcaccagaatctaacattttatgttttactacTCTACAACTAAAGTAAAGCAGGAACAAAGACAGTAATTGTTTTAActattcacacatttttacacaataaTCTGCATCACCTCATGATTCATCAATAGTATCTCAATCTGTTGTTCTCTTTCTGATCATTTGTAAACTGCATCCAAAAGcatgaaaaacattaaaattacaTATGAAATGAAAACTCATAAGCTCTTAGCTTTAGTTTCTTACCTTGTCcttgttttcattgttaacCTCATCTGCAGCACCTACAGTGAAATTATAATTTTCATTAGAGGAGCTGGAGCACACAGAAGCAGAAATATTTTTAAGTGTAAAcaattttacagttaaaaaacattttattcaggTGTTTTTAAGTTGAATTTAAAGATTTAAGTTGAAGAACATGTCTTTTCTGGGCAGCATTATAAAAGTTGTGTCAAGGCAGCTGACAAGACTCAACTGGTTCCCATTATTCATCAACCTCAAAATGAAAGTTCCAGATCATTCTGTTTTCTAGATCAAGTGTTTGCCAGTATTCTCAAGCTTTCTGTTCGTAATTTTTGCCTCTTTGGTTTTTCCAGGCTGCTCTGCCACTGCTtcagctttttgttttctctgagtCTTGTAACAACCAAGTTAGTGACAATACAATCTAAATATGTATCTGAagtaatgtgaaaataaaatcgGATCaaagttttgcttttcttatttGTTGCAGATGGTATTTCAGATATAAATTCATACCTTTTGCCACTGGGCTGTCATCATTCTTTGAGTGCTCAACATCACCGGGTTCAATCAGCAGGTCACTCTGAGAAATCAGATGATTTTAGCTTTATtggttatttattaaaacagaaacCTAGAACTGGAGAATATACAATCTTCTCTTATCATAAATGCTTATTGCGACACGAGGGTTATTACTAAGTTATACTCCAAATACCGACAACGCCACCttgggttatggcccaaggaccAGTAGTAAAGGTCAACTAATACCTTCAGACAAAAAGACACTCGGGTTCGTTTACTCAGGGAGGGAATGAGACGGAGTTCAATGATCATgtctaacaattatttttaaaacaatcatAAGATTGGcactgtaacacaaaaaaagaaaagagcccaACAAAAAGGGGGATGTAGTCTGAGGCTTACCGGCTGGAGGAGGGGTTTGGTAGGGGAAGTGACatccaaaaggaaaaggaggacaccccacacacacagcaaaaggtgacgtgtaaacaaataaaatcttaaaaagggatcacacagcacacaggaccaCGACCACCCAGGAGAACCACCACCGTCGGCCTTCCACTaaggggagaggaaaacacaattaaacggGCTCAAATTTAAGCAAccaaatataaatgatcaattgataaactgagaaatgttaaattatattaataaatcaaccaaacacaagaaacaaaagagtctctggccagagatatcaactcaacaattaaccaatttaacagtttgaaatcagattgatcatattaacaacataaattcaaccattaaacaaagagtaaataagtaaacaattAAACCAAACCTTGCCGGATTACACTtaaaacactctcacacacacacacacacacctatagtTCACAATCTTAGCGAGTGGCTGAGAGTTCGGGCAGACTCGTCGCATCCAGTACGCGTTAcagccacacatacacacacacacacaatgcaatcACACGTAGCAGCGGTAAACAGGCTGTCCACAGGCGGCCGACCGGATCGGAACCAGGCCGTCGGAGCAACAGTCACCGAGCAACAGGACAGCAACAGGAAAGCGGCAGAACAGCGGCGAAACAGCGGCGAAGCAGCGGCCAAATAGCCGTGGTTAATCAGCTGTGTTTACACTTGGCGTTGGCGTTAGCCTTAGCGTTAGCGTTAGCGCTAGCCTTAGCGTTACAGTTCCAGTTATAAGTCCGGGTGCATTGGCATCCCGtccaaagagggagaggggtgaAGAATTCAGGCGTGGCAGGGAAGACAGCCAccatgcagcacacaaccagcaGACAATGCTCTGGTTGCGGCAATAAACACCGTCCCGACTGATCGGCTCGACCGCGGTGAAGACGCCGGATCTGTGCTCGGATGTGATATAAATACTGTCAATAAATGCAAAAGTTAAatgaactgtatagtggaaactGACTACAGTGAAAATATTTTACCTTCACTGTAGCTGCAGTTTCCTCCAACTCATCTTCTGACAgatcatgtaaaaaataaattgcacagggttagcattaaaaatatttccAAACCATATCAGTCAGACTCTACAATCTAAATATGTATCTGAAGTAACGTGAAAATAAAATCGAATCaaagttttgcttttcttatttGCTGCAGATGGTATTTCAGATATAAATTCAGACTGACCTTTTGCCACTGGGCTGTCATCATTATTTGAGTGCTCAACATCACCGGGTTCATTCAGCAGGTCACTCTGAGAAATCAGATGATTTTAGCTTTATtggttatttattaaaacagaaacatataACTGGAGAATATAAAATCTTCTCTTATCATAAATGCTTAAATCAAATGTAGACTAATGACCTTCACTTTGACGTTAGATGAACTCTTCCCCTCATCTTCTGCAGGACAACCtggaaataaataagtaaataaataaataacaaaaaactccTCTCTGTCAAAGatgttttatacacacatacacatactgggTAAGTCATTTGTGTATATTGGGTATCAAATAAGTATAAACAGTTTTACCATTATAATTATGCAGGACAGTCattatataacaataataataatgatttattcAAGGAagcttttttgttattatagaTTTCTGCTTGGGGTATTTGTGCGTGAATTAAATTCCACaaattgcattttgttttgaaagtgcCAGATGTCGTAGGTGAAATGATTGGCCCCCTGTACATACTTTGTAATTTGATGCTCTGCCATTTACATAAAATTGCGACCTTTTGGACCAGTCCAATAAATATGTTTAGGTATCCCTGTATGAGCACCACGTTCTTGTTGGACTGTCAGCTATATTGTTGCTGATGTGTGGATCTCacaatttaaacatgaaaatctCACCTGTCTGATTTTGCTGAAACTCTGAGGAATCCGTCCCttcttctgtgtttgatttgaagTCCACATGTTTTGGCTCATCATTCTCATCCAGCGTCCCTCTGCTGCCGCAGTATGGCTTCTTTTCAGAGACCATAACATCTATTTTTTCCAGCAGTGCTGTCATTTCCTTAACATCTGTCATactttttgtgcatgtgtggtaCCTTTTTTCATCAAAACCTGTGTTGGCTTTCAAATCTGTCAGTGCACtttcacactctgcatctgcatCATGAGTCACAACTGTTATTAAATAAGAAAGTGACTCTTTCCCAAAAGCCTTTTCCAGCCACTGCACTCCTGCACTATGTTGGCTGCTATCCAGACTATTTGGTAATATCAGGAGAAAAACATGAGCTCCCTGATTTAGCAGGAGGTtctcagtgttttgctgaccAAGCATGTTGATCACAGAGATGTGTCGAGCACACAGATCATACAGTTTGGGTGACAGATGCTGCATATGTGTCTGCTCATCGTTGGCAAGCAAGATATTTTCCGGTCCAATCTCAATAGAATTTGTGTCACCAATTAACACAAGAGTAAACTCTGGATTCACTGGGAAAAAACGAATGGCACCATGTTAGAAATATTTCAAACAACATTCTAAGAGTTTAATAATGGAAAAGAACTAAAAGAACAAATTCTCACATTCATTAGGTTGTGATGGTGGACTTGTGTCCATCAGTGTTTTATTGTCCTCTGTAGAGCCTGTATTGGCAGTTAAAAACGAAAAGTCTGCAAACATCAGAGATTAATTTGAttagttttcttattttttcaaaGAATTTGACATATTGCAGAAATGTCATTTATAACAttgattaaaatgcaaaaatatgaCCTTTCCCATTGGATGATAAAGACTTGATTTCAGactctctgtcttttctgtctCCATGTTGTTCCCTTTCACCAGGTTTATTCACTGGATCAATCTAAGAACAAGAATAAATTGTTTGAGAAATACTGAAAAATTGAATATAGTTGTGTGATATAAATACTGTCAATAAATGCAAAAGTTAAATGAACTGTATGCTGGAAACTGACTACAGTGAAAATTACCTTTGCTGTAGCTGCAGTTTCCTCCAACTCATCTTCTGACAgatcatgtaaaaaataaattgcacagggttagcattaaaaatatttccAAACCATATCAGTCAGACTTTACAATCTAAATATGTATCTGAAGTAACGTGAAAATAAAATCGAATCaaagttttgcttttcttatttGCTGCAGATGGTATTTCAGATATAAATTCAGACTGACCTTTTGCCACTGGGCTGTCATCATTATTTGAGTGCTCAACATCACCGGGTTCATTCAGCAGGTCACTCTGAGAAATCAGATGATTTTAGCTTTATtggttatttattaaaacagaaacatataACTGGAGAATATAAAATCTTCTCTTATCATAAATGCTTAAATCAAATGTAGACTAATGACCTTCACTTTGACGTTAGATGAACTCTTCCCCTCATCTTCTGCAGGACAACCtggaaataaataagtaaataaataaataacaaaaaactccTCTCTGTCAAAGatgttttatacacacatacacatactgggTAAGTCATTTGTGTATATTGGGTATCAAATAAGTATAAACAGTTTTACCATTATAATTATGCAGGACAGTCattatataacaataataataatgatttattcaaggaagctttttttgttattatagaTTTCTGCTTGGGGTATTTGTGCGTTGATTAAATTCCACAGTAAAGaaattgcattttgttttgaaagtgcCAGATGTCGTAGGTGAAATGATTGGCCCCCTGTACATACTTTGTAATTTGATGCTCTGCCATTTACATAAAATTGCGACCTTTTGGACCAGTCCAATAAATATGTTTAGGTATCCCTGTATGAGCACCACGTTCTTGTTGGACTGTCAGCTATATTGTTGCTGATGTGTGGATCTCacaatttaaacatgaaaatctCACCTGTCTGATTTTGCTGAAACTCTGAGGAATCCGTCCCttcttctgtgtttgatttgaagTCCACATGTTTTTGCTCATCATTCTCATCCAGCGTCCCTCTGCTGCCGCAGTATGGCTTCTTTTCAGAGACCATAACATCTATTTTTTCCAGCAGTGCTGTCATTTCCTTAACATCTGTCATactttttgtgcatgtgtggtaCCTTTTTTCATCAAAACCTGTGTTGGCTTTCAAATCTGTCAGTGCACtttcacactctgcatctgcatCATGAGTCACAACTGTTATTAAATAAGAAAGTGACTCTTTCCCAAAAGCCTTTTCCAGCCACTGCACTCCTGCACTATGTTGGCTGCTATCCAGACTATTTGGTAATATCAGGAGAAAAACATGAGCTCCCTGATTTAGCAGGAGGTtctcagtgttttgctgaccAAGCATGTTGATCACAGAGATGTGTCGAGCACACAGATCATACAGTTTGGGTGACAGATGCTGCATATGTGTCTGCTCATCGTTGGCAAGCAAGATATTTTCCGGTCCAATCTCAATAGAATTTGTGTCACCAATTAACACAAGAGTAAACTCTGGATTCACTGGGAAAAAACGAATGGCACCATGTTAGAAATATTTCAAACAACATTCTAAGAGTTTAATAATGGAAAAGAACTAAAAGAACAAATTCTCACATTCATTAGGTTGTGATGGTGGACTTGTGTCCATCAGTGTTTTATTGTCCTCTGTAGAGCCTGTATTGGCAGTTAAAAACGAAAAGTCTGCAAACATCAGAGATTAATTTGAttagttttcttattttttcaaaGAATTTGACATATTGCAGAAATGTCATTTATAACAttgattaaaatgcaaaaatatgaCCTTTCCCATTGGATGATAAAGACTTGATTTCAGactctctgtcttttctgtctCCATGTTGTTCCCTTTCACCAGGTTTATTCACTGGATCAATCTAAGAACAAGAATAAATTGTTTGAGAAATACTGAAAAATTGAATATAGTTGTGTGATATAAATACTGTCAATAAATGCAAAAGTTAAATGAACTGTATGCTGGAAACTGACTACAGTGAAAATTACCTTTGCTGTAGCTGCAGTTTCCTCCAACTCATCTTCTGACAgatcatgtaaaaaataaattgcacagggttagcattaaaaatatttccAAACCATATCAGTCAGACTTTACAATCTAAATATGTATCTGAAGTAACGTGAAAATAAAATCGAATCaaagttttgcttttcttatttGCTGCAGATGGTATTTCAGATATAAATTCAGACTGACCTTTTGCCACTGGGCTGTCATCATTATTTGAGTGCTCAACATCACCGGGTTCATTCAGCAGGTCACTCTGAGAAATCAGATGATTTTAGCTTTATtggttatttattaaaacagaaacatataACTGGAGAATATAAAATCTTCTCTTATCATAAATGCTTAAATCAAATGTAGACTAATGACCTTCACTTTGACGTTAGATGAACTCTTCCCCTCATCTTCTGCAGGACAACCtggaaataaataagtaaataaataaataacaaaaaactccTCTCTGTCAAAGatgttttatacacacatacacatactgggTAAGTCATTTGTGTATATTGGGTATCAAATAAGTATAAACAGTTTTACCATTATAATTATGCAGGACAGTCattatataacaataataataatgatttattcAAGGAagcttttttgttattatagaTTTCTGCTTGGGGTATTTGTGCGTGAATTAAATTCCACaaattgcattttgttttgaaagtgcCAGATGTCGTAGGTGAAATGATTGGCCCCCTGTACATACTTTGTAATTTGATGCTCTGCCATTTACATAAAATTGCGACCTTTTGGACCAGTCCAATAAATATGTTTAGGTATCCCTGTATGAGCACCACGTTCTTGTTGGACTGTCAGCTATATTGTTGCTGATGTGTGGATCTCacaatttaaacatgaaaatctCACCTGTCTGATTTTGCTGAAACTCTGAGGAATCCGTCCCttcttctgtgtttgatttgaagTCCACATGTTTTTGCTCATCATTCTCATCCAGCGTCCCTCTGCTGCCGCAGTATGGCTTCTTTTCAGAGACCATAACATCTATTTTTTCCAGCAGTGCTGTCATTTCCTTAACATCTGTCATactttttgtgcatgtgtggtaCCTTTTTTCATCAAAACCTGTGTTGGCTTTCAAATCTGTCAGTGCACtttcacactctgcatctgcatCATGAGTCACAACTGTTATTAAATAAGAAAGTGACTCTTTCCCAAAAGCCTTTTCCAGCCACTGCACTCCTGCACTATGTTGGCTGCTATCCAGACTATTTGGTAATATCAGGAGAAAAACATGAGCTCCCTGATTTAGCAGGAGGTtctcagtgttttgctgaccAAGCATGTTGATCACAGAGATGTGTCGAGCACACAGATCATACAGTTTGGGTGACAGATGCTGCATATGTGTCTGCTCATCGTTGGCAAGCAAGATATTTTCCGGTCCAATCTCAATAGAATTTGTGTCACCAATTAACACAAGAGTAAACTCTGGATTCACTGGGAAAAAACGAATGGCACCATGTTAGAAATATTTCAAACAACATTCTAAGAGTTTAATAATGGAAAAGAACTAAAAGAACAAATTCTCACATTCATTAGGTTGTGATGGTGGACTTGTGTCCATCAGTGTTTTATTGTCCTCTGTAGAGCCTGTATTGGCAGTTAAAAACGAAAAGTCTGCAAACATCAGAGATTAATTTGAttagttttcttattttttcaaaGAATTTGACATATTGCAGAAATGTCATTTATAACAttgattaaaatgcaaaaatatgaCCTTTCCCATTGGATGATAAAGACTTGATTTCAGactctctgtcttttctgtctCCATGTTGTTCCCTTTCACCAGGTTTATTCACTGGATCAATCTAAGAACAAGAATAAATTGTTTGAGAAATACTGAAAAATTGAATATAGTTGTGTGATATAAATACTGTCAATAAATGCAAAAGTTAAATGAACTGTATGCTGGAAACTGACTACAGTGAAAATTACCTTTGCTGTAGCTGCAGTTTCCTCCAACTCATCTTCTGACAgatcatgtaaaaaataaattgcacagggttagcattaaaaatatttccAAACCATATCAGTCAGACTTTACAATCTAAATATGTATCTGAAGTAACGTGAAAATAAAATCGAATCaaagttttgctttttttatttgctgcaGATGGTATTTCAGATATAAATTCAGACTGACCTTTTGCCACTGGGCTGTCATCATTATTTGAGTGCTCAACATCACCGGGTTCATTCAGCAGGTCACTCTGAGAAATCAGATGATTTTAGCTTTATtggttatttattaaaacagaaacatataACTGGAGAATATAAAATCTTCTCTTATCATAAATGCTTAAATCAAATGTAGACTAATGACCTTCACTTTGACGTTAGATGAACTCTTCTCCTCATCTTCTGCAGGACAACCtggaaataaataagtaaataaataaataaataacaaaaaactccTCTCTGTCAAAGatgttttatacacacatacacatactgggTAAGTCATTTGTGTATATTGGGTATCAAGTATATACAGTTTTACCATTATAATTATGCAGGACAGTCATtctataacaataataataatgatttattcAAGGAagcttttttgttattatagaTTTCTGCTTGGGGTATTTGTGCGTTGATTAAATTCCACAGTAAAGaaattgcattttgttttgaaagtgcCAGATGTCGTAGGTGAAATGATTGGCCCCCTGTACATACTTTGTAATTTGATGCTCTGCCATTTACATAAAATTGCGACCTTTTGGACCAGTCCAATAAATATGTTTAGGTATCCCTGTATGAGCACCACGTTCTTGTTGGACTGTCAGCTATATTGTTGCTGATGTGTGGATCTCACAATTTAAACATGAACATCTCACCTGTCTGATTTTGCTGAAACTCTGAGGAATCCGTCCCttcttctgtgtttgatttgaagTCCACATGTTTTTGCTCATCATTCTCATCCAGCGTCCCTCTGCTGCCGCAGTATGTCTTCTTTTCAGAGACCATAACATCTATTTTTTCCAGCAGTGCTGTCATTTCATAAACATCTGTCATactttttgtgcatgtgtggtaCCTTTTTTCATCAAAACCTGTGTTGGCTTTCAAATCTGTCAGTGCACtttcacactctgcatctgcatCATGAGTCACAACTGTTATTAAATAAGAAAGTGACTCCTTCCCAAAAGCCTTTTCCAACCACTGCACTCCTGCACTATGTTGGCTGCTATCCAGACTATTTGGTAATATCAGGAGAAAAACATGAGCTCCCTG of Solea solea chromosome 16, fSolSol10.1, whole genome shotgun sequence contains these proteins:
- the LOC131475314 gene encoding uncharacterized protein LOC131475314 isoform X9, which translates into the protein MSSTEDNKTLMDTSPPSQPNELNPELTLVLIGDTNSIKVGPENILLANDEQTHMQHLSPKLYDLCGRHISVINMLGQQNTENLLLNQGAHVFLLILPNSLDSSQHSAGVQWLEKAFGKESLSYLITVVTHDADAECESALTDLKANTGFDEKRYHACTKTMTDVKEMTALLEKIDVMVSEKKPNCGSRGTLDENDEQKHVDFKSNTEEGTDSSEFQQNQTGCPAEDEGKSSSNVKVKSDLLNEPGDVEHSNNDDSTVAKEDELEETAATVKIDPVNKPGESEQHGDRKDRESEIKSLSSNGKDFSLLTANMSSTEDNETLMDTSPPSQPNEWNPEFTLVLIGDTNSIKVGPENILLANDEQTHMQHLSPKLYDLCGRHISVINMLGQQNTENLLLNQGAHVFLLILPNSLDSSQHSAGVQWLEKAFGKESLSYLITVVTHDADAECESALTDLKANTGFDEKRYHTCTKSMTDVYEMTALLEKIDVMVSEKKTYCGSRGTLDENDEQKHVDFKSNTEEGTDSSEFQQNQTGCPAEDEEKSSSNVKVKSDLLNEPGDVEHSNNDDSPVAKEDELEETAATAKIDPVNKPGEREQHGDRKDRESEIKSLSSNGKDFSFLTANTGSTEDNKTLMDTSPPSQPNELNPEFTLVLIGDTNSIEIGPENILLANDEQTHMQHLSPKLYDLCARHISVINMLGQQNTENLLLNQGAHVFLLILPNSLDSSQHSAGVQWLEKAFGKESLSYLITVVTHDADAECESALTDLKANTGFDEKRYHTCTKSMTDVKEMTALLEKIDVMVSEKKPYCGSRGTLDENDEQKHVDFKSNTEEGTDSSEFQQNQTGCPAEDEGKSSSNVKVKSDLLNEPGDVEHSNNDDSPVAKEDELEETAATAKIDPVNKPGEREQHGDRKDRESEIKSLSSNGKDFSFLTANTGSTEDNKTLMDTSPPSQPNELNPEFTLVLIGDTNSIEIGPENILLANDEQTHMQHLSPKLYDLCARHISVINMLGQQNTENLLLNQGAHVFLLILPNSLDSSQHSAGVQWLEKAFGKESLSYLITVVTHDADAECESALTDLKANTGFDEKRYHTCTKSMTDVKEMTALLEKIDVMVSEKKPYCGSRGTLDENDEQKHVDFKSNTEEGTDSSEFQQNQTGCPAEDEGKSSSNVKVKSDLLNEPGDVEHSNNDDSPVAKEDELEETAATAKIDPVNKPGEREQHGDRKDRESEIKSLSSNGKDFSFLTANTGSTEDNKTLMDTSPPSQPNELNPEFTLVLIGDTNSIEIGPENILLANDEQTHMQHLSPKLYDLCARHISVINMLGQQNTENLLLNQGAHVFLLILPNSLDSSQHSAGVQWLEKAFGKESLSYLITVVTHDADAECESALTDLKANTGFDEKRYHTCTKSMTDVKEMTALLEKIDVMVSEKKPYCGSRGTLDENDEPKHVDFKSNTEEGTDSSEFQQNQTGCPAEDEGKSSSNVKVKSDLLNEPGDVEHSNNDDSPVAKEDELEETAATVKSDLLIEPGDVEHSKNDDSPVAKGAADEVNNENKDKVGKMPNSVKISEEIDKENQHQRVTETLLGLDLQDKHQQKLTSEDFLKIGPAMKKYHVTSEKELTNTFLHKLLMLDYRARYIPVKQEIPEVSDSKPIQVCDSAEVEDIDDMDDFFSTSEDTKQTKETHLHPMDIQMAVFHCSDSFLKQNIVSKLSQCQYALPLLVPDPVTMDIECPLWTFRKITKSWKTTDIQTDSKIMKSMPICKAKTPMVSFLRLDSLSVSKSQLINTLINDRHSTFFHKHLQGSNKTRHLVDGMAEIAWYCPAGKCNDAFNDCVAFCNLHGDALLFEKQRDILIEKSSVNVVLVPTLEKGHKSWGVIEALWKLPKPLIILTTDTDGGKHQKKQGRYKISLKDRSHSDITEELKTIIGHILCESQTSFHLESMAEVPGIRVDEDDPVCRKGKTAALEMMNLLKKIQDVTEIKSKFLPCQGQLWHEWSRIKKELYHLTGQIEIEKSKKENELIKIRQDQCKHSCSELIKLFTDNLLSLSSTERQYFLKWTQIFLDDHVTDDLSVILQNYDKTWSEVLALKKKHNKSDLFKSKQTELEQISTKLQSATFGLEHIFREMGQIYEAHKSQKKQECKHTDWFKYPELAAELMISGHPMELMDGDAGNVPLTWISSLLDEVIKKLGDKRVFVLSVLGIQSSGKSTMLNAMFGLEFAVSAGRCTKGAFMQLVKVSEEVKEKFTFDYILVVDTEGLRALELGNVTLHHDNELATFVVGLGNLTLINIFGENPAEMQDILQIVVQAFMRMKQVNLSPSCMFVHQNVTDITAVEKNMDGKRRLQEKLDQMAQLAAKEEVCDVQYFSDVIAFDVEKDVKYLAQLWEGSPPMAPPNPGYCESVQELRNMILSKASDSAGITLSQFKTKIQDLWNALLKENFVFNFKNTFEIAVYRNLEVQFGKWTWILRSNMLTIENQQYICIENGNTDKVELNHLNEKMSKTYEETKQEIQKYFDHDKDKEILVQWRGRFKSKIKDFHEELVKETKRKLDEIIQQKKACKKLNDEKTVFENKLLQKSKELAHQLKDKGQDEKELKKQFDHVWKGWVDELTTDTKPIEDIDFEKEQNKVLTDLGIEWILISDSKRCGRHKELPVWRTDSNYTDPRKWFGKIKNLFNHDHEYIRSFIARVEQQSIDNIKTKPVATRGFQSTYLQEVANNVIKEVTELEAELKCTAKKEFKVDLLLYVFDKATIWLSESYKKFKINNDAIAYLEGKKTQYYDIFKSFCKGHSSAVVFGKVICEKLRSATAQAVFTKTAIDLAGEMKCNFPAFNGNRLVMEKHVLKSLAEKGSFEDYINYIQQPRKHVESYIEEQVKEYIFTDHEDRTMDIRKKNAEDIKKVVNQALFTASENVKTQRGSTDLWLKEFSSLLKDKLTIGDISSENFSDITNFDFLKDEIKRGFKSIIEETNKRPLKEMKESRLKPEKILIDQLCNCCWVTCPFCAAVCTNTLKDHSPNDHSVPFHRSGAVQGWHYRNTVEMSVDFCTTKVASDRSFYPDSDSERLIPYKQYRTADPRFASWNITPDDSELPYWKWFTCQYQKQIEDHYKLRYEGLGKIPENWTKISKEEAIKSLDELFSVREATNK